The following is a genomic window from Halodesulfovibrio sp..
GGATCAACAAGCTGATCAAAAATAGGACTGCCTGTAAGAAAAATATCTTCACGCTTACGACCTGCTGCTACCAGACGATTGGCAACATCCGGGCGGGCAACAGACACGACATGCCCGTTGTCCGGTCTGCTAAGCCATGACTCTTCCAATAATCCGAAAAGATCAACCATACACAAACTCGGAATTCCAAGCTGATATGCCGCACGCAACGCTGCTTTTTCCATGCGTGGAGAGTTAGTTGCAACAACAACATCAGGCTGCTCTTTTTGTAGAACGTCCCGCATAAAGCGGACAGGACAAAACGCATTAAGCCCGTCGCGCTCGTAGCGTTCCCATGCAGCGTCTTCCCCTATCTCCTGTGCAAGATCACAAAACAAGGTTCCAAGATAAGCAATAGACTGATCTCGTGTAATGCCTTTTCCATCTGTGTGATGACGCTGTGCAAGGCGATTTCCCCACAGTTGGATGTGCGGATCAGCCATATCAACATAATCAATCACTTTCACATGAGGTGTCTCGGCTCGTTCTGCTACGCTGCCAGCCGTTGTCAACGCAAGATAAAGACATTCATGTCCCCGCTCCTTCATGACTTTGAGCACAGGAAGAATTGCCGTGACATGCCCACCGCCATACGAGCAAAATAAAATCTTCATTATGCCTCTTCTTCAGTGAAAAGATAGTCGCTAAATTCACGAAGCCATATTTCAAAAGCCATTAACGCACGGATTTCGCGGGTATAGTTTGCAGTACCATTGCAGTGATCTTCCAGCATTGTTGCAACGTAATCGTAATCAAACAAACCACGGCTTGTTGTCTGGTCAGAACACAGCAAATCATTACACATATCAGCAAGATCAGTCTTAAACCATTCACCTATCGGCACGGTAAACATCTGCTTTTTTCTATACGCAAGTTCTTCACCGATTAAAGGAGTAACAGCTTTTTTATAGATAAACTTAGTTACACCATCGTTCAGTTTCAAATTCCCCGGCATGGCGAATGCAAGCTCCATCATACGATAATCCAAAAATGGAGCACGGTTTTCCAATGAAACAGCCATGCCCATACGGTCCGGCTTGACAAGGTTATTCCCCGGCAGCAACAGCATCATATCGATATATAGCGCCTGATTAATGCGATCCATATCAACGGCTTTTTCGAACAGCGGTTCAACCACATCAAAAACATCCACTTCACCAAGTTCGTTTTTCAACTTTTCAGAGAACAGCTGAAGACGTGCTTCTTTTGTAAATAAGGAAATGTTATCCAGATAGTCCTTCTGGAACTGTTCATCCAGCAGCGCATCTGTCTGCGATGTAAAAAAATGACGATATTTATCGTAGCCAGCAAACAGCTCGTCTGCACCGTCACCAGTAAGCACCATCTTCACCTGCTCTGCCGCCAAACTGGCAACTTTGTAAGTGGGCAGGAAAGAAACATCACCATGCGGCTGGTCACAGTGTCGGGTAGCCATGGGCCAAAGCCCGATAAGGTTCGGCTCAACCTTTTGCATTACGTGCTCTGTCTCAAAACGGTCAGCAGCATCCTGAGCATAGGGAGATTCATCATATTTAGGGTCGTCAAAACCGATGCAGAAGGATTTCACCGGTGATTCAAGATGGCGGCTCATAATGCCTACAACAGTACTGGAATCTACCCCGCCAGATAAAAACGCACCAAACGGGACATCAGAACGCAAGCGTATACGGACAGCGTCATCCAAAACATCATTAAAACGCGCTATCCATTCTTCTTCGCTGTGTTTTTCAGAAGTCACCTGCGAAAGATCCCACCAGCAAGACTCTTCTATGCCCTGACGTGTAATCTTCAACCAATGTCCCGGTAAAACATGCTGAATGCCCTCAAACATTGTTAACGGTGGCGGGACGTAGTTAAAAGCTAAAAACTGGTTCAGAGCCTGAAAATCTACTTTTCTCTTACCGCATGATGGTAAAATAGATTTGATTTCTGATGCAAAAATAACCCTTCCCTCCTCATTGGAGAAGTAAAGAGGTTTTTCACCGATTCGATCACGAATCAGAAACAACGCATCAATACGTTTGTCATACACGGCAATAGCAAACATTCCGTTCAGTTTTGAAACGCCATCTATTCCGTCACGCTCATACAGTCGTAAAATGACTTCTGTATCACACGTAGTTTTACAGGGGTAGCCGTCTGCTGTCAGTTCTTCTGCCAGTTCTACATGGTTAAAAATTTCGCCGTTCTGAACCACGATGATAGACTCATCATCAGAAAAAAAGGGCTGCTGCCCATTATCGATATCAAGAATCGCTAAACGCTGGTTTCCAAGCCCAACAGCTGCGGAATCGTCATGATAGCAACCATACCCGTCCG
Proteins encoded in this region:
- the asnB gene encoding asparagine synthase (glutamine-hydrolyzing) — translated: MCGIFGYYDFGKKTMAPDKLAQMGAEIRHRGPDGYGCYHDDSAAVGLGNQRLAILDIDNGQQPFFSDDESIIVVQNGEIFNHVELAEELTADGYPCKTTCDTEVILRLYERDGIDGVSKLNGMFAIAVYDKRIDALFLIRDRIGEKPLYFSNEEGRVIFASEIKSILPSCGKRKVDFQALNQFLAFNYVPPPLTMFEGIQHVLPGHWLKITRQGIEESCWWDLSQVTSEKHSEEEWIARFNDVLDDAVRIRLRSDVPFGAFLSGGVDSSTVVGIMSRHLESPVKSFCIGFDDPKYDESPYAQDAADRFETEHVMQKVEPNLIGLWPMATRHCDQPHGDVSFLPTYKVASLAAEQVKMVLTGDGADELFAGYDKYRHFFTSQTDALLDEQFQKDYLDNISLFTKEARLQLFSEKLKNELGEVDVFDVVEPLFEKAVDMDRINQALYIDMMLLLPGNNLVKPDRMGMAVSLENRAPFLDYRMMELAFAMPGNLKLNDGVTKFIYKKAVTPLIGEELAYRKKQMFTVPIGEWFKTDLADMCNDLLCSDQTTSRGLFDYDYVATMLEDHCNGTANYTREIRALMAFEIWLREFSDYLFTEEEA